The Ancylobacter sp. WKF20 genome contains a region encoding:
- the pyrE gene encoding orotate phosphoribosyltransferase yields the protein MTQDEVLAEFRDAGALLHGHFILSSGLRSPVFLQKMFIFQDPVRTARLCRALAEKAEAAFGKIDYVVSPAVGGIVPGYETARQLGAKAVFVEREDGKFQLRRGFTIPEDAKVLMVEDIVTTGLSSRECLASIADHTKNVVGAACLIDRSNGKADLGVKLVALCKLDIPAYPADALPPELAALPPVKPGSRAIQGVKG from the coding sequence ATGACACAAGACGAGGTTCTGGCCGAATTCCGCGACGCCGGCGCGCTGCTGCACGGGCACTTCATCCTGTCATCCGGCCTGCGCAGCCCGGTGTTCCTGCAGAAGATGTTCATCTTCCAGGATCCCGTGCGCACCGCGCGGCTGTGCCGGGCGCTGGCCGAGAAGGCCGAGGCGGCCTTCGGCAAGATCGACTATGTCGTCTCTCCCGCCGTCGGCGGCATCGTTCCCGGCTATGAAACCGCGCGCCAGCTCGGCGCCAAGGCGGTGTTCGTCGAGCGCGAGGACGGCAAGTTCCAGCTCCGTCGCGGCTTTACGATCCCCGAGGACGCCAAGGTGCTGATGGTCGAGGACATCGTCACTACCGGTCTGTCCTCGCGCGAATGCCTCGCCTCCATCGCCGACCACACCAAGAACGTCGTCGGTGCCGCGTGCCTGATCGACCGCTCCAACGGCAAGGCCGATCTCGGCGTGAAGCTGGTGGCGCTCTGCAAGCTCGATATCCCCGCCTATCCCGCCGACGCGCTGCCGCCGGAACTCGCGGCGCTGCCGCCGGTGAAGCCGGGCAGCCGCGCCATTCAGGGCGTGAAGGGTTGA
- a CDS encoding pyridoxine 5'-phosphate synthase: MTRIVPPLRLGVNIDHVATVRNARGGALPDPVRAAQLACAAGADGITAHLREDRRHIRDADMRRLRETLLVPLNFEMAATEEMVALALELTPHACCLVPERREERTTEGGLDVIGGGIDLARKVERLAKAGIRVSLFVAPDEDQIARAADIGAAVIELHTGAWCDLLTEGKATEAAAEFGRLVAAAGQGTRFGLEIHAGHGLDYRTAETIAGVTEVRELNIGHFLIGEAIFDGLELAVRRMREAMARGRAVAHPAAA; encoded by the coding sequence ATGACCCGCATCGTGCCGCCGCTGCGCCTCGGCGTGAACATCGACCATGTCGCGACCGTGCGGAACGCGCGCGGCGGGGCGCTGCCCGATCCGGTGCGGGCGGCTCAGCTCGCCTGCGCGGCCGGGGCGGATGGAATCACCGCCCATCTGCGCGAGGATCGTCGCCATATCCGCGATGCCGACATGCGCCGGCTGCGCGAGACCCTGCTGGTGCCGCTCAATTTCGAGATGGCGGCGACCGAGGAGATGGTCGCGCTCGCCCTTGAGCTCACCCCGCACGCCTGCTGCCTGGTGCCGGAGCGCCGCGAGGAGCGCACCACCGAGGGCGGGCTGGACGTGATCGGCGGCGGCATCGACCTTGCCCGCAAGGTCGAACGACTCGCTAAGGCCGGCATCCGCGTCTCGCTCTTCGTCGCGCCGGATGAGGATCAGATCGCCCGTGCCGCCGATATCGGTGCGGCGGTGATCGAGCTGCACACCGGTGCGTGGTGCGACCTTCTCACCGAGGGCAAGGCGACCGAGGCCGCCGCCGAGTTCGGCCGGCTGGTCGCGGCGGCCGGGCAGGGGACGCGCTTCGGGCTGGAAATCCACGCCGGGCACGGCCTCGACTACCGGACGGCGGAGACCATCGCCGGCGTTACTGAAGTCCGCGAGCTCAATATCGGTCATTTCCTCATTGGCGAGGCGATTTTCGACGGTCTTGAGCTCGCGGTGCGGCGGATGCGCGAGGCGATGGCGCGCGGGCGTGCCGTTGCTCACCCGGCAGCGGCGTGA
- the acpS gene encoding holo-ACP synthase: protein MILGIGSDITDARRVAEVLERHGERFLERVFTPVERAKSERRARRVESYAKRFAAKEACAKALGTGLAQGVFWRDMGVVNLPSGRPTMELTGGARARLDAMTPPGFEARIDLTITDDGPIAQAFVIISAVPKAAGA from the coding sequence ATGATCCTTGGCATAGGCTCCGACATCACCGACGCCCGGCGCGTGGCCGAAGTTCTCGAACGGCACGGCGAGCGCTTTCTCGAGCGCGTCTTCACGCCCGTGGAGCGGGCAAAGTCCGAGCGTCGCGCCCGGCGCGTCGAGAGCTACGCCAAGCGCTTCGCCGCCAAGGAAGCCTGCGCCAAGGCGCTCGGCACCGGCCTCGCCCAAGGGGTGTTCTGGCGCGACATGGGCGTGGTGAACCTGCCCTCCGGTCGCCCGACCATGGAACTGACCGGCGGCGCTCGCGCCCGGCTCGACGCCATGACCCCGCCGGGCTTCGAGGCGCGGATCGACCTGACCATCACCGATGACGGCCCGATCGCCCAGGCCTTCGTCATTATCAGCGCCGTGCCCAAGGCGGCGGGCGCCTGA
- the lepB gene encoding signal peptidase I — protein sequence MTSTTEPKKQEGGLGETVKVILQAFLIAILIRTFLFQPFNIPSGSMKETLLVGDYLFVSKFSYGYSRFSFPFSPPLYSGRLLGSTPNRGDVVVFKLPRDETTDYIKRVIGLPGDEIQMIDGVLNINGQPVKREDAGYWMDDEGGGRVQRVKRWLETLPNGVSYYTLDLVENGFYDNTPVYKVPPDHYFMMGDNRDNSTDSRVLSQVGYVPYDNLIGRAQMIFFSVKEGDAAWQFWKWPWTVRWDRLFSFVR from the coding sequence ATGACCTCGACCACCGAACCGAAGAAGCAGGAAGGCGGCCTTGGCGAAACCGTCAAGGTTATCCTCCAGGCGTTCCTGATCGCCATCCTGATCCGCACCTTCCTGTTCCAGCCCTTCAACATTCCGTCGGGGTCGATGAAGGAGACGCTGCTGGTCGGCGACTATCTCTTCGTCTCGAAGTTCAGCTACGGCTATAGCCGCTTCTCCTTCCCCTTCTCGCCGCCGCTCTATAGCGGCCGGCTGCTCGGCTCGACGCCGAACCGGGGCGATGTGGTGGTGTTCAAGCTGCCGCGCGACGAGACGACCGATTACATCAAGCGCGTGATCGGCCTGCCCGGCGACGAGATCCAGATGATCGACGGCGTGCTGAACATCAACGGCCAGCCGGTGAAGCGCGAGGATGCGGGCTACTGGATGGACGATGAGGGCGGCGGGCGCGTGCAGCGCGTGAAGCGCTGGCTGGAAACCCTGCCCAATGGGGTGAGCTACTACACGCTCGATCTCGTCGAGAACGGCTTCTACGACAACACGCCGGTCTACAAGGTGCCGCCGGACCATTATTTCATGATGGGCGACAACCGCGACAACTCCACGGACAGCCGCGTGCTCAGCCAGGTCGGCTATGTGCCCTATGACAATCTGATCGGCCGCGCCCAGATGATCTTCTTCTCGGTCAAGGAAGGGGATGCCGCGTGGCAGTTCTGGAAATGGCCGTGGACGGTCCGCTGGGATCGCCTGTTCTCCTTCGTGCGATGA
- the rnc gene encoding ribonuclease III: MSRGTRQGPPIDTASLAPLEESLGHSFNDRAHLLLALTHISAVTGAQGARARVRSYQRLEFLGDHVLGLVVSDMLYRAFPNAEEGELSRRLADLVCEDSCAAVARVMDIAPHIRLGAGEDRAGGRERAAILADIAEAVLAAVYLDGGYAAAVDLVERFWRPRLQMPGGSARDPKTALQEWAQARGLPPPTYRLVDRSGPDHNPQFRIAVELPGFTAVEAAGSSKQIAQKAAALAFLEQVDS, from the coding sequence ATGAGCCGCGGTACCCGCCAGGGGCCCCCAATCGACACGGCGAGCCTGGCGCCGCTTGAGGAAAGCCTCGGTCACAGCTTCAACGACCGCGCGCACCTGCTTCTCGCCCTGACCCATATCAGCGCGGTCACCGGCGCGCAGGGCGCGCGCGCTCGCGTGCGCTCCTACCAGCGGCTGGAGTTCCTCGGCGACCATGTGCTGGGGCTCGTTGTCTCCGACATGCTCTACCGCGCCTTCCCCAATGCGGAGGAAGGCGAGCTGTCGCGCCGGCTCGCGGATCTCGTCTGCGAGGATAGCTGCGCCGCCGTCGCCCGCGTGATGGACATCGCGCCGCATATCCGTCTCGGCGCCGGCGAGGACCGGGCGGGCGGGCGCGAGCGCGCCGCCATTCTCGCCGACATCGCCGAGGCGGTGCTGGCGGCGGTCTATCTCGATGGCGGTTACGCGGCGGCGGTCGATCTGGTGGAGCGCTTCTGGCGCCCGCGCCTGCAGATGCCCGGCGGCTCGGCGCGCGACCCGAAGACCGCGCTGCAGGAATGGGCGCAGGCGCGCGGCCTGCCGCCGCCCACCTACCGGCTGGTGGATCGCTCCGGTCCGGACCATAATCCCCAATTCCGCATTGCCGTGGAGCTTCCCGGTTTCACCGCCGTCGAGGCTGCGGGCTCCTCCAAGCAGATTGCGCAGAAGGCCGCTGCCTTGGCCTTTCTCGAACAGGTTGATTCATGA
- the era gene encoding GTPase Era: MNYTADDGIAASQTPATTRCGFVALIGAPNAGKSTLTNALVGSKVSIVSHKVQTTRSLVRGIALEGPTQIILVDTPGIFAPKRRLEKAMVRSAWSGAGDADAIVLLIDARAGLTEEVEAIINGLANVKRPRAILLNKIDLVKRDTLLELAAAISARISFDRLFMVSALTGDGLTELRDWLAQTLPFGPWLYPEDQISDAPMRMLAAEITREKLFHRLHEELPYRSTVETDSWQERKDGSVRIEQTIFVERESQRKIVLGKGGETIKAISTGARKELTGILEQPVHLFLFVKVRENWADDPERYREMGLEFPSAD; encoded by the coding sequence ATGAACTATACCGCGGATGACGGCATTGCCGCCTCGCAGACGCCCGCTACCACACGCTGCGGCTTTGTCGCGCTGATCGGCGCGCCCAATGCCGGCAAGTCGACGCTGACCAATGCTTTGGTCGGCTCGAAGGTGTCCATCGTCTCGCACAAGGTGCAGACCACGCGCTCGCTGGTGCGCGGCATCGCGCTGGAAGGGCCGACGCAGATCATCCTCGTCGACACGCCCGGCATCTTCGCGCCCAAGCGGCGGCTGGAGAAGGCGATGGTCCGCTCGGCCTGGAGCGGTGCGGGCGACGCCGACGCCATCGTGCTGCTGATCGACGCCCGCGCGGGCCTGACCGAAGAGGTCGAGGCCATCATCAACGGGCTCGCCAATGTGAAGCGGCCGCGCGCGATCCTGCTCAACAAGATCGACCTGGTGAAGCGCGACACGCTGCTGGAACTCGCCGCGGCGATTTCCGCGCGGATCAGTTTCGATCGGCTGTTCATGGTCTCGGCGCTGACCGGCGACGGCCTCACCGAGCTGCGCGACTGGCTGGCGCAGACGCTGCCCTTCGGCCCCTGGCTCTACCCCGAGGACCAGATCTCCGACGCGCCGATGCGGATGCTGGCGGCGGAGATCACCCGCGAGAAGCTGTTCCATCGCCTGCATGAGGAACTGCCTTACCGCTCTACGGTCGAGACCGACTCCTGGCAGGAGCGCAAGGACGGCTCGGTGCGGATCGAGCAGACGATCTTCGTCGAGCGCGAGAGCCAGCGGAAGATCGTGCTCGGCAAGGGCGGCGAGACCATCAAGGCGATTTCGACCGGCGCGCGCAAGGAATTGACCGGGATTCTCGAACAGCCCGTTCACCTGTTCCTGTTCGTGAAGGTACGCGAGAACTGGGCCGACGACCCGGAGCGCTACCGCGAAATGGGCCTCGAATTCCCGAGCGCCGACTAA
- the recO gene encoding DNA repair protein RecO, whose translation MEWTDEGIILGVRRHGEANAIVELMTAGHGRHLGVVRGGGSRRQAASLQQGNSVRAVWRARLDEHLGTFTLEVTEARAAGVMGAAHAAFGFAHMAALLRLLPERDPHPDLHAALSTFTEHLQHPALVGMMIARFELMMLAELGFGLDLASCAATGGRNDLLYVSPKSGRAVSRDAGEPWRAQLFDLPYFLVAEVAEPPQPDDLQAAFRLTGHFLQQRVLDPRGLKLADARESLLAILARAPVSRAGR comes from the coding sequence ATGGAATGGACCGACGAGGGCATCATCCTGGGCGTGAGACGGCATGGCGAGGCCAATGCCATCGTCGAGCTGATGACCGCCGGCCACGGGCGCCATCTCGGCGTCGTGCGCGGCGGCGGCTCGCGGCGGCAGGCGGCCAGTCTCCAGCAGGGCAACAGCGTGCGGGCCGTCTGGCGCGCGCGCCTCGACGAGCATCTCGGCACCTTCACGCTGGAGGTGACGGAGGCCCGCGCCGCCGGGGTGATGGGCGCGGCCCATGCGGCCTTCGGCTTCGCGCATATGGCGGCGCTGCTGCGCCTGCTGCCCGAGCGCGACCCGCACCCGGACCTCCACGCGGCGCTCTCGACCTTTACCGAGCATCTCCAGCACCCGGCCTTGGTCGGCATGATGATCGCCCGCTTCGAGCTGATGATGCTGGCGGAACTCGGCTTCGGGCTCGATCTCGCCTCCTGCGCGGCGACGGGCGGGCGCAACGACCTGCTCTATGTCTCGCCGAAATCCGGCCGGGCGGTCAGCCGCGATGCCGGCGAACCCTGGCGAGCGCAGCTCTTCGACCTGCCGTACTTCCTCGTCGCGGAAGTGGCCGAGCCGCCGCAGCCGGACGATCTTCAGGCGGCCTTCCGCCTTACCGGCCATTTCCTCCAGCAGCGCGTGCTCGATCCGCGCGGGCTCAAGCTGGCGGATGCCCGCGAGTCGCTGCTCGCCATCCTCGCCCGCGCACCGGTCAGTCGAGCGGGACGGTGA